One Ranitomeya imitator isolate aRanImi1 chromosome 4, aRanImi1.pri, whole genome shotgun sequence genomic window, TGGGTACATTATAATATCTTATGAAGATATATAGATTTGCACTGCAATTAAGATTTGTACGTCATAGTGTATTTGTAATGCTAGCCTTGATACTAGAGGTATAGTTTGTAACTGTGTGTTTTCATTTGTTGTTCTGCATCTGTTGTCATCTGGGTGTAATTTATATTAGCACAATATTGGCATATAAGATGTGTGCATTAACTATTGATTTAGAATTGATTTATGTGCGGCCTTTTTTGTGCAGAAAACACTGAAAAATTGATGCATTCAATTTTCCATTGACCTCAGTTAGAAAAGACAAACAGGAATATTTTCCTCCCTGATACAAAAAAATTAGTTTAACAAAGAAATAAAAATGGACAGCTAATGTTGTCTTTATACCATATGTAGTTCTTGATTTTGTTCGGTCATTattagggatgagtggacctgtgGATGTTTGAGTTCATCAGGTTTGACCAAACTACAGTAAAAAGTTTAGCTCAGTATGAGACCTTGACCCCGAACTTGCCCCagagcccaatgcaagtcaatgaggaccTGAATTTGCTGctctaaaatggctgtaaaatggtcatagtaagggctagagcttagggtaaaaattatggagttaCTGTAATTGCTGCTAATGGAGGCTCTATAAAGTActgacttaggcttctttcacactagcgttaactgcaatccgtcccaaaaacgtctttttcccgaaaaaacggatgcgtcaaaaaactgcaaaacgtatgcaacgaatacagcatttcgacggatccgtcgcaaaaccgtcgcaaatccgataaacggttccgttgaaatgctggatgcgttgcatacgttgcatacgttttttccatccgttgcatacgtttttacgacggatccgtttttaaaatgggaggcaccaaaatttgattggctactggaaactagggaaatctatatactgactgtatttacagcacatctttgagggttttagtttagtggcaatgatggatggtgtaattgggaggatttcgagtttggttactgaagttatatttgagacgaatcacctggatatcatagtgcgggagaaggaggcggcagcagaaagacggatgatgcaacggagaaggcgacgattctggatacatccaatcaatgagctgcggatgaccaggggtgtccagtccactctctatctggagttgcggtgcaacccccaaaaattctttagttatgtacggatgaggatggaacatttcgattatttggttggaaaaatagaggatgtcatccaaaggcaggacacaaggatgaggcttgccatcacaccggcggagcggctcatggtgacactgcggtaagcattttttctttatgtcattgctcatattgaatgtgagtacatgctgcagagaatactgcgctgacacattgcgccgcatttactgtagcatgtcatttgttggtttatgtgaggccattccacttgtttttttttcttgtgtcattggtcatattgaatgttattacatgctgcagagaatactgcgctgacacattgcgccgcatttactgtagcatgtaatttgttggtttatttgaggccattccacttgtttttcttggttgatggtctgtgcaatttttttttacatttttttttatttttccctgcagcttcctagctacgggtgagtctttgacttcactccatttccaattccggctggggatttccactattggcggaattgtgaaggacacatgtcgtgcgatttgggacactttacagctggagtatatcccacaaccaacaatggaaatctggatgagaagttccgaacaatttgagcgaatgtgtaattttccaaattgtgttggtgctgtggacggcaaacacattaggattgcaaaaccggcaggaacaggatcagagtactataactataaaaaatacttctcaattgtactcatggctattgctgacgccaactgccgattccttgctgtggatataggagcgtatggccggtccaacgactcccaagtgtttaaaaactctccgatgggtcgctgcctgtatggagatacatacaatttcccgccagcaagaccgctcccaggaaccagtgaaccagccttgccctatgtgtgtgtaggtgatgaagcctttcaactgtcgccgcacctactgaaaccatacagcagccgtgaattacaccgcaccaagcgggtatttaattaccgtcttaccagagcaagaagagtggtagagtgctctttcggtattttgacagcaaagtggagagttctgctgacggcaataaaactggatacaaaaactgtagacgatgttgtcaaggcatgtgtggtgctccataattttgttatttcaaaggagcccgttaccttggatgacgaacaattggagacatccttgtgggattaccgaagtgcctctgttcgctccaccggttctgttactaggatgagggaacagtttgctgaatattttttgtcacctgttgggcggattccatggcaagacataattgtgtgacttttttttaattttttttctttttttttcccaaaattttttggtagcaactgccacaaaaaaaaaaaaaaaaaaaaaaaaaaagagtgtgtgtggtttgcttgctaatataatataaaaccattttgttaaaccttgaaaacgtctggtgtttcttttcacttaacctttcatatttaccttaattaatgaacacacacacacagtagattgtaaaccagaattatgtttatttcaaaaaatatattttttgtgggtaattttcccacactatttttttttttggtaatttaaagaacctttttttttttggcaaaaaaaaactatgtacaagtacattccaggttcacaggtcctggtattgttgggtggagtaactatgggaggaggggctggaaggttggaccacgtcggtaggtgggattggggaaaccctacctgttgcgtctgtagtggaagggggggggaaaacaggaggctgaccagaggggtgttgtgttggggtaggtggaaaacttactggggaaggaaagctgggcaaagatgaagaaaacacgggtgaatacatttgggttgtgggccgggttgggtattggtagtGATGTTGAGATTGAgagtgatgtggatattgggactggcggtgatattgtggggcatggtgttgaaattgggactgggatgtgtggggaggtgtgggggtagattggggttcgttaattaccttcagcagagcgttatggcagctattcattacccgcatctgctgatcaaaagaaagcttttccatgctcctgagcatggactgaaaaaaaagattggctggagcttgacttacatctaaatgcagtctatccaagcgactgctgatttcatggtggttttcactcatgcgtgattgcatcatgctgaaaccagcagtcacttgttctcccaaaattttaaatgaattttggaagcctgcatttagatgcaagaactcaggagcatagctcctttcctgacccctctgacgctgccgccatgaacctaccggtggtgtagaggtggcagggtcagaggggtggggtaaagggaacgctatctgttgaccatcagatgcgagtaaggaaggctgcactccactggtagaggcggatgaagtggaggggacagaggggtgagaggtgtggggcctaccgacgtggtccccggtggcggactcaggagggatcgcttcagagggtgcagaggtagatgcaggcgcacggtggctggagtaggtgctgtgaaagaaaaaaaaaaaagttaatatattgatatgaaaaaggccggactgaaacaaaagttttgtgattagacaggttcttactgtgatgttgaatacttacactctactcagcatggtttccctcaggaaggagaggttcgggccatatctgtacctcctcttcttccttgctgctgagccactcggggcctgcatctcctcgttaaactccctcttaaagcgatccctcaatgaccgccaccgcttcctaaccttggtacctgtgaagacaggaatgaagaaaaaaaaaaaatattcgtaaatgcaagacattacattcagctcaaaacatcactgaaaagtgaatacttacatagtttgctctgctgctgtggaagaaggtcctcccacctcgcaaagatgttccggcatacttccaaccagagccgacgggtgacactggtatcagcatgcctgcggtcagccatgttccacagtggctcccgttcacgaacctcctcgatgagggcttcaatatcgatatctgaatcgtattcgggagcacactgtgaagcctgttagaacaaaaaaaaaaaaaagaattaaaaattagtagactgaaagcaaaaaattaacaattgaagccccacaaaaaaccgactcactgatggccgaccgcggcgtcgagtccgccgactctgggagcgcctgggagaaccttcatgctgtgctggacgttcagcagcaccagcagcagcagcagcagcagcaggagactgaaataaaggataaaaaaattagctttaatgtatgtatatgttttctgtgttacgttatatatgaaattctgttttgtgtacggtgcagtgtgatgtgtgaagcaagtgtttcaccactacttacacttggttcctcctccacttcgatgtctccacccgtctcggtcccttccgacagctcctcatcggattctgattcctgtttaaacataataaatgcatgtagtgactcaaaatgatgtaaatttaaaaaaaaaccaaaaaaaatttttttacttaccgatacctgctgttgctgtggaggagggctgccggaagaggacattgtgtggctgtggtccaggtggctgtggtcctggtaggtctgtaagttaaaagacacttgcaatctgctctacacattgaagtagcagatttggagtcttcaaaacttacttttcagattttctggatgtgggccaggtggctgtggtccaggtggctgtggtccaggtggctgtggtcaaggtggctgtggtccaggtggctgtggtcctggtaggtctgtaagttaaaagacacttgcaatctgctctacacattgaagtagcagatttggagtcttcaaaacttacttttcagattttctggatgtgggccaggtggctgtggtccaggtggctgtggtccaggtggctgtggtcaaggtggctgtggtccaggtggctgtggtcctggtaggtctgtaagttaaaagacacttgcaatctgctctacacattgaagtagcagatttggagtcttcaaaacttacttttcagattttctggatgtgggccaggtggctgtggtccaggtggctgtggtccaggtggctgtggtcaaggtggctgtggtccaggtggctgtggtcctggtaggtctgtaagttaaaagacacttgcaatctgctctacacattgaagtagcagatttggagtcttcaaaacttacttttcagattttctggatgtgggccaggtggctgtggtccaggtggctgtggtccaggtggctgtggtcaaggtggctgtggtccaggtggctgtggtcctggtaggtctgtaagttaaaagacacttgcaatctgctctacacattgaagtagcagatttggggtcttcaaaacttacttttcagattttctggatgtgggccaggtggctgtggtccaggtggctgtggtccaggtggctgtggtccaggtcgctgtggtcctggtaggtctgtaagttaaaagacacttgcaatctgctctacacattgaagtagcagatttggggtcttcaaaacttacttttcagattttctggatgtgggccaggtggctgtggtccaggtggcttatgccggtcagtgtggtccctactctatctgcaatataataagtataatggattgaaagttagaccaaagcagaaataggtaatgtttaccactaaacaccatgttaaaatgagaaaaatatgtgaacaccaaaacccaaaaactggtgcacgttataccattcttttccatgtcccaaaaacaaaaaaaggtaaactgtgagacacctttaaaaatatttttatgttttaaaaaaaaaacaattacctccccgaaataaaatttcaaaggataacctttattaaaaaatgaccactcaaacaactctgtattgcatgtgtaaccattggtacatacacctgatttaaatttacctttaagaaattatactacggacaattttttaagaaacattttattaatatataatttttttcttttttttttattttttaaatcacaatggagcagaaatgctctttattttaaaatacaagtacatcgaatgggaatggttaagtaaatttaaaaaaaaaaaatataacctcaagctgcagaccattagactttgcaataatacatccattttaataaacaaaaaaaaaaaaaagttgcacaaaacactatactaaaggtactgtcacactagacgatatcgctagcgatctgtgacgttgcagcgtcctcactagcgatatcgtccagtgtgacacgcagcagcgatcaggcccctgctgtgatgtcgctggtcggggaataaagtccagaactttatttggtcgctggactccccgcagacatcgctgaatcggcgtgtgtgacaccgattcagcgatgtctttgctggtaaccagggtaaacatcgggtaactaagcgcagggccgcgcttagtaacccgatgtttaccctggttaccagcgtaaaaaaacaaacagtacatacttacattcagctgtctgtcccctgccgtctggttcctgcactgactgctggccggaaagtgaaagtgaaagcacagcacagcggtgagtcacacagcgatgactcaccgctgtggctgtgctctgctttcactttacggccagcattcagtgcagtaaccagacggcaggggacagacagctgaatgtaagtatgtactgtttgtttttttacgctggtaaccagggtaaacatcgggttactaagcgcggccctgcgcttagttacccgatgtttaccctggtttaccggggacctctggatcgttggtcgctggagagcggtctttgtgacagctctccagcgaccaaacagcgatgctgcagcgatccggatcgttgtcggtatcgctgcagcgtcgctaagtctgacggtaccttaaaggtaccgtcacactgaacgatatcgctagcaaaccgtgacgttgcagcgtcctggttagcgatatcgttcagtttgacacacagcggcgatcagaatcctgctgtgatgtcattggtcgctgcagaaagtccagaactttatttcgttgctggactttatgtagacatcgctgaatcgccgtgtgtgacgccaattaagcgatttgttcactggtaactagggtaaacatcaggttactaagcgcggctctgcacttattaacccgatgtttaccctggttaacagtgtaaaagtaagaaaaaacacaaacacttcatacttatgttccgctgtctgtccctcggcgctctgcttctctgccctgtataagcacagcggccggaaagcagagtggtgacgtcaccgctctgctctgctttacggctggctggcgctcacaatgcagagaagcacagcacggggacagacagcggatatttttttttttaccttttttttttttacttttacactggtaaccatggtaaacatcgggttactaagcgcggctatgcacttagtaaccccatgtttaccctggttactggcatcgttggttgctggagagctgtctgtgtaacagctctccagcgaccaaacagcgacgctgcagtgatccggattattgtcggtattgctgcagcgtcactcagtgtgacggtaccttaattagtaaatacatcaaaaatcaatattaaccaatatggcattgacaaatgcacatgcaaccaacaagacgcacacaaacatacctgcaagccgagtcataacgcaagcataacacatgaacagtcgcaatattgacaaaggcataataaggtgcaggcacgtgaacacatacatacaaaagcacacagcagtacaaaaataaacacacacacccacacacacacacacacacggccatcagtcctccggctggagcttgatatcttcacagtggcaggcctcacggtggatctggactgtagcatggcaatggctgttgcaggatgacggcaggcctcaggttggattcaggttttataagctcttgctatagtcagtacgtcatacacaaatgcgcacacacacacacacacacaaatggcaatatactcacactgttgtagtgtgtctggtccttgctgccaggctgggctcttgctgtccggctgggctcttggtgtccggcagggctcttgaggtccaggctgggctcttggggtccggctgggctcttggtgtccggcagggctcttggggtccaggctgggctcttggtgtccggctgggctcttggtgtccggcagggctcttggggtccaggctgggctcttggtgtccggcagggctcttggggtccaggctgggctcttggggtccggctgggctcttggtgtccggcagggctcttggggtccaggctgggctcttggggtccggctgggctcttggtgtccaggctgggctcttggtgtccggcagggctcttggggtccaggctgggctcttggggtccggctgggctcttggtgtccggcagggctcttggggtccaggctgggctcttggggtccggctgggctcttggtgtccaggctgggctcttggtgtccggctggctggaggcttcttcttctctctgagtcttgctggcatatgtgggggttgaaggcccagaccaggtttatatagatttggggatgtctggccatttagataaaaacacctgtttctgagcatgctcagtagaaaaaaacgtattgcagcgctgcattgcgtcatacgacgtgtctcgacgcatccgtcgctcatagactttcattctagcaaaagacgcatgccgacgaatgcgccgagacacgttttattggcggagacaaaaaacgttacaatcttcttttttccagacgacgtgtcgcctcttttcgacgcatccgtcgaaagacgtataccgacgaatgcaaatccgtcgcaatacgtcgccaatacaagtctatggggaaaaaacgtatgcagcaaaatattttgctgcatacgttttttctacaaaacgacgcattttaacgtattgcagttaacgctagtgtgaaagtagccttaagggggtgaatagttatgcttactgaaattttaattcattttttcctATTTGTTGTTTTCTTCACAACAAAAAGAAAACCAAAAAGTCACAGTTTTAGGTAtttttttacatgaactgatgcaaatcctCTAAAAAGCAGTACAATTcctggttgtgaggtagcaaaacatgaaaactgCCAAGGAGGGTGAatccttttgcaagccactgtataatgacccccatccttgtTTAATGTCATTTCAGTTTTTcagagcataaaaaaatataaattattattttcTTCCTTACGCCCACGATATGTGGCATCCTCTTTTTGTCACCATCGGCTGACATCAGTATGCCAGCATCGGCAGCACATTgcgtcactgccatgcgccactCGTGACTGACACGCTGACATCAActtctggcctctgattggccggcatgGTGTATTGGCGCAGGGAGATAGAGGGCATTCCAGCTGAATTTGTATCTTCGGACGCACATCTAGCTGAAGTAGTTGCTGGCATCAGCAGCCCCCTCATCCTTACAGGCCATTTGCGGTCGCAGAGAGAGTCCCTGGCTGTAAGAGTGCAATGTGAGTTTATTACACGTAACTTTAAGGCTACCtattttatcttttatttaatatctCATCTATTTCTAATACATGCAGCAGATTGGGGTGATATAAGTTCATAAACCTCCACTAGTCACTAAAAAATGCTCTGCAACACGCTGTTTAGCAGGCAGATGCTTAGAGCTCTCATATGAGCGTGTATACAGAGTGGTATGTATAGCTCTTCCAGCCTGTACATCCAGACCCCAATAATCTGCTGCACATGTTAGGAAACCTAGCAAAGTTACTGTAAGTAAGATCTTTTAGTTCCAGTAAAGGAATTTTCAAACTCTGCAGTAAATCATCTAATCTCTTCTGCAGAATGCAGTACAGTTATACTTAGTGACAGCTAGCAGTCTCTGAATAAAGATTTTAATACTGTAGACAGACTGTTTGCTGGCTTTAGGACAGTGATATAATTTATTGTGTCTGCCAGTTCCTGGAATCAATTATCACTGGGTTTATTTCTGCACATTTCCTGTCAGTATCTTTTGCCCTCCATTGGATATTCAACCATGAACTGTGCCTCAGAGTCTCACAAGTTGGTGCCTCGGATGACGTTTCCTTCGCTTGTACTCTGGTTTAGGATTGTTTTGGGGCCCTGTGAAAATTGCCATCATGTTATTATTAATagctttcatttttaattttttggttcAGCAGAAACACACCCGCCTGGAGGAATCTGCAGCAGGTCTTAAATCTTTGTGCCTCTTGTGGAGCTGATTCTTATTTTTATAGCTAATGGCAATAGTAAGAAACAAGAAATTCTCAAGCTTTTTCTATGTTTAAACCAAGACTATACAGTTTAGAACCTTTCCTGAATACCAAGATACTGCATTCAGGAAGATGTCATGTCATATTTGAAACAAATTTACATTTACATTTAGCAGATCTTATctaatcttatctatctatctatctatctatctatctatctatctatctatctatctatctatctatctatctatctatctatctatctatctatctatctgtctatctatcatctatctattaatctattatctattaatctattatctatctatccatccatctattatctttctatccatctatctattatctttctatccatctatctatatagctatctattgaaaaataaaaaaacaagcgaAGCTCAAAAATGGAAAACTATCAAAAGTCCATTGAAACTTTTAATAAGCCATAGACAATATGCAACAGACTTGTTAAATTGCTTGTGCAAGGGATCTGTTGCACATATGGTTTGTTACAAGTTTTACTGGACTTTTGATAGTTTTCCATTTTTGATTGCCACCTTACTTTTTATCTGGTTTTGCACGGGAAAACTGCAGTGTGCATCTCACCTTACAGTGATCTTTGTTGGCTGACCATTCCTGGAAAGCGAAATAATCATCTTGAATTATCTCCATTTGTACACAATCTGTATGATTATAGATTGGTCCAaatttttttgagattttttttccaGCCTGATGAGCATCAACAAATCTTATTCTGAGGTCTGTGACATAGCCGGTAGTTGCTGTCCCATGATATGCACAGCTCCTGAGGTAATTGGAAAGGATGAGGAGAAGTACGGGGATCATTAGGAAGGTGGTCCCGTTGAGCTGACCAATGGCACGATGTAGCGTGACGTGGCCAGTGGTAGCTACCCCACCATTAGCAAAGCCTAAGGTAAAAAGGAGGCCAGAAAAAGTCTTATCCCTAGCCCATCCAGGGTGTGGGAAGGTGTGTCCTACAGCCGGGCAGGGTAAGGGAAATGTGTGTCTCACTGTCTGTCAGAAGGATGGGGAAAAGGCACCCCTAGCCTGTTAGAGGGGTGGGAAAATTGTATCCAGAGTCGGTCAAAGTGTTTGGCCGGTATGTCTCACAGCCTGTTGGACAGTTAGGAAAATGTTATTCCCCTGGGAGACAGCCTGTCCAGGTGCTGTCATCTGTGGCCCAAGAGCCCAGAACGCTGTAAACATCCTGTCCTCTGGACTCTCATCATCAAGTGGGATAACAGGACCTGTGATTGACCCAGAAAAGGTCCCAGGGGGTTCCTCTAAGTTTGgagacttaggctatgttcacactttgtggatttcactgcggtttttactgcggatttattgcggtttttactgaggattcttatgcggattttcatctgcagtttcctattggagcaggtgaaaatccgcagaaaagaagtgacatgctgcggaatgtaatccgcagcgtttccgcgcgtttttttccgcagcatgtgcacagcgttttttgtttcacataggtttacattgtactgtaaactcatgggaaactgctgcggatccgcagcggtcaaatccgctgtggatccgcagcaaaatccgcaaagtgtg contains:
- the LOC138676846 gene encoding uncharacterized protein, with translation MMDGVIGRISSLVTEVIFETNHLDIIVREKEAAAERRMMQRRRRRFWIHPINELRMTRGVQSTLYLELRCNPQKFFSYVRMRMEHFDYLVGKIEDVIQRQDTRMRLAITPAERLMVTLRFLATGESLTSLHFQFRLGISTIGGIVKDTCRAIWDTLQLEYIPQPTMEIWMRSSEQFERMCNFPNCVGAVDGKHIRIAKPAGTGSEYYNYKKYFSIVLMAIADANCRFLAVDIGAYGRSNDSQVFKNSPMGRCLYGDTYNFPPARPLPGTSEPALPYVCVGDEAFQLSPHLLKPYSSRELHRTKRVFNYRLTRARRVVECSFGILTAKWRVLLTAIKLDTKTVDDVVKACVVLHNFVISKEPVTLDDEQLETSLWDYRSASVRSTGSVTRMREQFAEYFLSPVGRIPWQDIIV
- the LOC138676845 gene encoding uncharacterized protein, yielding MSSSGSPPPQQQQVSESESDEELSEGTETGGDIEVEEEPSSPAAAAAAAGAAERPAQHEGSPRRSQSRRTRRRGRPSASQCAPEYDSDIDIEALIEEVREREPLWNMADRRHADTSVTRRLWLEVCRNIFARWEDLLPQQQSKLCTKVRKRWRSLRDRFKREFNEEMQAPSGSAARKKRRYRYGPNLSFLRETMLSRVTYSSHRAPASTSAPSEAIPPESATGDHVGRPHTSHPSVPSTSSASTSGVQPSLLASDGQQIAFPLPHPSDPATSTPPVGSWRQRQRGQERSYAPEFLHLNAGFQNSFKILGEQVTAGFSMMQSRMSENHHEISSRLDRLHLDVSQAPANLFFQSMLRSMEKLSFDQQMRVMNSCHNALLKVINEPQSTPTPPHTSQSQFQHHAPQYHRQSQYPHHSQSQHHYQYPTRPTTQMYSPVFSSSLPSFPSPVSFPPTPTQHPSGQPPVFPPPSTTDATGRVSPIPPTDVVQPSSPSSHSYSTQQYQDL